GTATCTCCCTTATGATACCCAAGCATCATCTTAGCACGCTCAACCGTTCTGAGGGGCATAGTCCTAGATTGACTGGCAGATCTCAAAATCTCAAGCTCCTCATCGCTCACCTTTAATTTAGGCTTCTTGCTAACGAATGGCATAAAATGCGGTAAGGGACTGCCCCCATATAAATGTTACCCTGTTATTTTGGAAATCTTACACTAGTAACGGGAAATTCCTGTTCTTCTGCTCGAAAAGCATCGAGATGTGTTTCAATTGCCTCTTTCAGATTCGCCATGAGTTCGTCGAGCGTCTTCCCATAACAATAGCAGCCCTTTACTGCAGGAACAGTACCAATAAAAACGCCATCCTCATCTTTCTCGATTACCACGATAAAGCGTTGCTTTGTCATGTACCTACACGAATAACAATGGTTTTTATGTTACTTTAAGCCTATTGGCCTTCCCCCCCCGTAGAGTACAAAAGGAAGCGGCTCAAATTTTGAAGCGCGGGTAGAAATTGGCGGAGGAAAAAGCGGAGACATTGCCACCTTAGCTGGTGGAGCATGAATGCTTGCACCAGATCCATCTGAGCTTAAAAGAGCAAGCTTTGGTCATTTTCGAGGAAGGGGGTGGTAATCTTCAACAGCGAGCAGAGCCATAATCCTTTACAACTTCTTATCACGTAGCGGTGGTGGTGGTGGTCTGATGCAGACGGAGCGTTACGATCTCGTGGTGGTCGGTGCGGGACCTGCAGGCAGTTCCACGGCGAAGACGGCTGCGGAGCAGGGCCTTGATGTGCTCTTGATCGAGCGGAATGCGGAGATCGGCGTGCCAGTGCGGTGCGCGGAAGGTGTGAGCAAAGAGATCGAGCAGTTCGTCGAGATCGACCAGCGGTGGGTATGCACAGCGCCACGTGGCATGATCCTCTACGGCCCGGATGGCACCGCGATTGTGCTCTCCGTGGCAGACGGAACGGAGCTAGGCTACGTCGTTGATCGGCGGCTCTTTGATAAAGCACTGGCGCAACAAGCAGCGCACGCCGGCGCGGAGGTACGTGTAAAGACGCGCGCTTCTGGACTCATCAGGGCGGATGGCGGTGTGAACGGAGTCTACGCAACCACAACCGGCGAGCCGGTGCGTATCTGCGCGGATGTGGTTGTGGGCGCAGACGGTGTGGAATCGCAGATCGGTCGCTGGGCCGGGCTGGATACGTGTTTACCGCTATCGGAAATCGCGATCTGTGCGCAATATCTCATGTGCAATATCACGGTCAACACCGCTTTTTATGAAACGTACTTCGGCAGCGCCATCGCTCCGAAAGGCTACGCGTGGATCTTCCCTAAGGGTCCGGATAGCGCGAATATTGGCCTGGGTATCAGCGGCGATATGTCAGGTGAATCGCGTCGCGCACGTGATTATCTCGATGTGTTCGTTTCCACGCGGTTCCCTGAGGGCACCATTCTCGCGAAGAGCTATGGCGCGGTGCCGCTGAGCGGCCCGGTCTACGAGACGGTCGCCAACGGCCTGCTTCTGGTTGGCGACGCCGCACGACACGTGAATCCCGCCAATGGCGGCGGCATCCTCCAGGCACTCCAGGGTGGCGCGATTGCAGGCGAGGTCATTGCGAACGCGATTCGTGCGCGAGACGTCTCCAAACGGGGTTTACAGGGTTACGAGAAGCGGTGGCGGCGCGAATTCGGGAAAGTCCTGACTGCGGGCCTGCGGCTGAAGCAGGTTCTGACGCGGTTGGATGACCCTGCACTCACCCAGTTCTTTCACTCTCTGGGCGGTGAGATCATGGTCAA
The sequence above is drawn from the Methanomicrobia archaeon genome and encodes:
- a CDS encoding NAD(P)/FAD-dependent oxidoreductase, with translation MQTERYDLVVVGAGPAGSSTAKTAAEQGLDVLLIERNAEIGVPVRCAEGVSKEIEQFVEIDQRWVCTAPRGMILYGPDGTAIVLSVADGTELGYVVDRRLFDKALAQQAAHAGAEVRVKTRASGLIRADGGVNGVYATTTGEPVRICADVVVGADGVESQIGRWAGLDTCLPLSEIAICAQYLMCNITVNTAFYETYFGSAIAPKGYAWIFPKGPDSANIGLGISGDMSGESRRARDYLDVFVSTRFPEGTILAKSYGAVPLSGPVYETVANGLLLVGDAARHVNPANGGGILQALQGGAIAGEVIANAIRARDVSKRGLQGYEKRWRREFGKVLTAGLRLKQVLTRLDDPALTQFFHSLGGEIMVKEYSERACMKELLIRKNPRVLVSLLRLLF
- a CDS encoding type II toxin-antitoxin system HicB family antitoxin; protein product: MTKQRFIVVIEKDEDGVFIGTVPAVKGCYCYGKTLDELMANLKEAIETHLDAFRAEEQEFPVTSVRFPK